From Pseudomonas vanderleydeniana, the proteins below share one genomic window:
- the tssG gene encoding type VI secretion system baseplate subunit TssG: MESQARTPSDPVSTLTAMQSEPWEYDFFQALRRIECESPHLPRFGHSLRLADDPLRLGQQLDCAFAPATLASMTPAEGTAPARLEQFFFGLGGPNGPLPLHITEYVRERQRNNADSTSKRFLDVFHHRLLSLFYRAWAEARPTVSHDRPDDDYWSERLAALSGRGMPSLLRQGLIPATAKLHFSGHLAAQTRYPDGLKAILSEYFGLPVEIEEYVGQWLELPERSRLGVSASRLGVDFCLGRHVWDRQHKFRIRFGPLKLDEYMSLLPDAQPFHHLVAWVAEYLGHELDWDLNLVLEQPEVPRLQLNGQFRLGFNTWVGQPKEDARDLILARHYAEHATPAHHSRSTEHG; encoded by the coding sequence ATGGAAAGCCAAGCCCGGACGCCGTCCGACCCTGTGAGCACGCTCACGGCGATGCAATCCGAGCCCTGGGAATACGATTTCTTCCAGGCGCTGCGACGTATCGAGTGCGAATCGCCGCACCTGCCGCGCTTCGGCCATTCGCTGCGCCTGGCGGACGACCCGCTGCGCCTGGGCCAGCAGCTGGACTGCGCCTTCGCCCCGGCCACCCTGGCCTCCATGACCCCGGCCGAAGGCACCGCACCGGCACGCCTGGAGCAGTTCTTCTTCGGCCTCGGCGGCCCCAACGGCCCGCTGCCGCTGCACATCACCGAATACGTGCGCGAGCGCCAACGCAATAACGCCGACAGCACCAGCAAGCGCTTTCTCGATGTGTTCCACCACCGCCTGCTGAGCCTGTTCTACCGGGCCTGGGCCGAGGCCCGGCCGACGGTCAGTCACGACCGCCCGGATGACGACTACTGGTCCGAGCGCCTGGCCGCCCTCAGCGGTCGCGGCATGCCCAGCCTGCTCCGGCAGGGGCTGATCCCGGCGACCGCCAAACTGCATTTCAGCGGCCACCTGGCTGCCCAGACCCGCTACCCGGATGGCCTCAAGGCAATCCTAAGCGAGTACTTCGGCCTGCCGGTCGAGATCGAGGAATACGTCGGCCAGTGGCTGGAGTTGCCCGAGCGCAGCCGCCTCGGGGTCAGCGCCAGTCGGCTGGGCGTGGACTTCTGCCTGGGCCGCCACGTCTGGGACCGCCAGCACAAGTTCCGCATCCGCTTCGGCCCCCTCAAGCTCGACGAATACATGAGCCTGCTGCCCGATGCGCAACCCTTCCACCACCTGGTGGCCTGGGTCGCCGAATACCTGGGACACGAGCTGGACTGGGACCTCAATCTGGTCCTGGAACAGCCCGAAGTCCCCCGGTTGCAACTCAACGGCCAATTCCGCCTGGGCTTCAACACCTGGGTCGGCCAACCCAAAGAGGACGCCAGGGACCTGATCCTGGCCCGGCATTACGCCGAACACGCCACACCAGCCCACCACTCAAGGAGCACAGAGCATGGGTGA
- the tssH gene encoding type VI secretion system ATPase TssH, whose translation MGEISRAALFGKLNSVAYKAIEAATVFCKLRGNPYVELAHWFHQLLQLQDSDLHRLVRQFNIEPARLARDLTEALDRLPRGSTSITDLSSHVEEAVERGWVYGSLMFGESQVRTGYLVLGILKTPSLRHALLGLSSEFDKIKAEALSERFDEYVGDSPENNLGASDGFNAGAVPGEASGAIAPSAMGKQEALKRFTVDLTEQARSGKLDPIVGRDEEIRQLVDILMRRRQNNPILTGEAGVGKTAVVEGFALRIVAGDVPPSLKDVELRSLDVGLLQAGASMKGEFEQRLRQVIEDVQASPKPIILFIDEAHTLVGAGGAAGTGDAANLLKPALARGTLRTVAATTWAEYKKHIEKDPALTRRFQVVQVPEPSEDKALLMMRGVASTMEKHHQVQILDEALEASVKLSHRYIPARQLPDKSVSLLDTACARVAISLHAVPAEVDDSRRRIEALEIELQIIAREHAIGIDTRSRKSASEELLAGERERLAELESRWAEEKSLVDELLATRAELRESTGVVDSDAGGEQGHALREKLIDLQQRLSTLQGESPLILPTVDYQAVASVVADWTGIPVGRMARNELETVLKLDQHLSKRIIGQDHALSMIAKRIQTSRAGLDNPSKPIGVFMLAGTSGVGKTETALALAEAMYGGEQNVITINMSEFQEAHTVSTLKGAPPGYVGYGEGGVLTEAVRRKPYSVVLLDEVEKAHPDVHEMFFQVFDKGVMEDGEGRVIDFKNTLILLTTNAGTDLIAHLCKDASNVPDPEDIAKALRQPLLEIFPPALLGRLVTIPYYPLSDTMLKAITRLQLGRIKKRVESTHKVAFEFDDEVVDLIVSRCTETESGGRMIDAILTNSLLPDMSREFLTRMLEGKALAGVRISVRDNELHYQFSDVGA comes from the coding sequence ATGGGTGAAATCAGTCGCGCCGCGCTGTTCGGCAAACTCAACAGCGTCGCCTACAAGGCCATCGAAGCCGCCACGGTCTTCTGCAAGCTGCGGGGCAACCCGTATGTGGAACTCGCCCACTGGTTCCACCAGTTGCTGCAATTGCAGGACTCGGACCTGCACCGCCTGGTGCGCCAGTTCAACATCGAGCCGGCGCGCCTGGCCCGCGACCTGACCGAAGCGCTGGACCGCCTGCCACGCGGCTCGACCTCGATCACCGACCTCTCCTCCCACGTCGAGGAAGCGGTGGAGCGCGGCTGGGTCTACGGCAGCCTGATGTTCGGCGAAAGCCAGGTGCGCACCGGCTACCTGGTGCTCGGCATCCTCAAGACCCCGAGCCTGCGCCACGCCCTGCTGGGGCTGTCGTCGGAGTTCGACAAGATCAAGGCCGAGGCGCTGAGCGAGCGTTTTGACGAATACGTCGGCGACTCGCCGGAAAACAACCTGGGCGCCAGCGACGGCTTCAATGCCGGTGCCGTGCCGGGCGAAGCCAGCGGCGCCATCGCGCCGAGCGCCATGGGCAAGCAGGAGGCGCTCAAGCGCTTCACCGTCGACCTGACCGAACAGGCACGCAGCGGCAAGCTCGACCCGATCGTCGGCCGTGACGAGGAAATCCGCCAGCTGGTGGACATCCTCATGCGCCGTCGCCAGAACAACCCGATCCTCACCGGCGAAGCCGGGGTCGGCAAGACCGCGGTGGTCGAGGGCTTCGCCCTGCGCATCGTCGCCGGCGACGTGCCGCCTTCGCTCAAGGACGTCGAACTGCGCAGCCTCGACGTCGGCCTGCTGCAGGCCGGCGCAAGCATGAAGGGCGAGTTCGAACAGCGCCTGCGCCAGGTCATCGAGGACGTCCAGGCCTCGCCCAAGCCGATCATCCTGTTCATCGACGAAGCCCACACCCTGGTCGGTGCCGGTGGCGCCGCCGGTACCGGTGACGCGGCCAACCTGCTCAAGCCGGCACTGGCCCGCGGTACCCTGCGCACCGTGGCCGCGACCACCTGGGCCGAGTACAAGAAGCACATCGAGAAGGACCCGGCGCTGACCCGCCGCTTCCAGGTAGTACAGGTCCCGGAGCCGTCGGAAGACAAGGCACTCCTGATGATGCGCGGCGTCGCCTCGACCATGGAGAAACACCACCAGGTGCAGATCCTCGACGAAGCCCTGGAAGCCTCGGTCAAGCTGTCGCACCGCTACATCCCGGCGCGGCAGCTGCCGGACAAGTCGGTCAGCCTGCTCGACACCGCCTGCGCCCGCGTCGCCATCAGCCTGCATGCGGTGCCGGCCGAGGTCGACGACAGCCGCCGGCGCATCGAGGCGCTGGAAATCGAGCTGCAGATCATCGCCCGCGAACACGCCATCGGGATCGACACCCGCAGCCGCAAGAGCGCCAGCGAGGAGCTGCTGGCCGGCGAGCGCGAGCGCCTGGCCGAACTGGAAAGCCGCTGGGCCGAGGAAAAGAGCCTGGTCGACGAACTGCTTGCCACCCGTGCCGAGCTGCGCGAGAGCACCGGCGTGGTGGACAGTGACGCCGGCGGCGAACAGGGCCACGCCCTGCGCGAGAAACTGATCGACCTGCAACAGCGTCTCAGCACCCTGCAGGGCGAAAGCCCGCTGATCCTGCCGACCGTGGACTACCAGGCGGTGGCCTCGGTGGTCGCCGACTGGACCGGTATCCCGGTGGGCCGCATGGCCCGCAACGAACTGGAAACCGTGCTCAAGCTCGACCAGCACCTGAGCAAGCGCATCATTGGCCAGGACCATGCCCTGAGCATGATCGCCAAGCGTATCCAGACCTCCCGCGCCGGCCTCGACAACCCGAGCAAGCCGATCGGCGTGTTCATGCTCGCCGGCACCTCCGGCGTGGGCAAGACCGAAACCGCCCTGGCCCTGGCCGAAGCCATGTACGGTGGCGAGCAGAACGTCATCACCATCAACATGAGCGAGTTCCAGGAAGCCCACACCGTCTCGACCCTCAAGGGCGCCCCGCCCGGCTACGTCGGCTACGGCGAAGGCGGCGTGCTGACCGAGGCGGTACGGCGCAAGCCCTACAGCGTGGTGCTGCTGGACGAGGTGGAAAAGGCCCACCCGGACGTGCACGAGATGTTCTTCCAAGTGTTCGACAAGGGCGTGATGGAAGACGGCGAAGGCCGGGTGATCGACTTCAAGAACACCCTGATCCTGCTGACCACCAACGCCGGTACCGACCTGATCGCGCACCTGTGCAAGGACGCCAGCAACGTCCCCGATCCGGAAGACATCGCCAAGGCCCTGCGCCAGCCGCTGCTGGAAATCTTCCCGCCGGCGCTGCTCGGACGCCTGGTGACCATTCCGTACTACCCGCTCAGCGACACCATGCTCAAGGCCATCACCCGCCTGCAGCTGGGGCGCATCAAGAAGCGCGTGGAAAGCACCCACAAGGTCGCCTTCGAGTTCGACGACGAGGTGGTCGACCTGATCGTCTCGCGCTGCACCGAGACCGAAAGCGGCGGGCGGATGATCGACGCGATCCTGACCAACAGCCTGCTGCCGGACATGAGCCGCGAGTTCCTCACGCGCATGCTCGAAGGCAAGGCGCTGGCCGGCGTGCGGATCAGCGTGCGGGATAACGAATTGCACTACCAGTTCAGCGACGTGGGCGCCTGA
- a CDS encoding type VI secretion system Vgr family protein → MLFTQATRLTQVHSPLGPDVLLLKDMGGGEELGRPFEYELHLTSTDGAIDLNQLLGKPMSLSLQLQGGASRYFHGIVARCSQNVDTGQFASYQVTLRPWLWLLTRTSDCRIFQHMTIPQIIKQVFRDLGFSDFEDVLSQPYREWEYCVQYRESSFDFVSRLMEQEGIYYYFRHEKDRHVLVLADAYGAHHPAPGYESIPYYPPDGQHRERDHLNGWQLAQEVQPGSLELNDYDFQRPSARIDVRSTMPRPHTAGDYPLYDYPGSYVQSQDGEHYARTRIEAIQSLHERVQLNGNARGIGAGNLFSLTGFGRQDQNREYLIVGARYYIAQESLESGSGTAGSQFESSLACIDAQQTFRPLANTTRPIVRGPQTAVVVGPAGEEIWTDQYGRVKVHFHWDRHDQSNENSSCWIRVSQAWAGKNWGSMQIPRIGQEVIVSFLEGDPDRPIITGRVYNAEQTVPYDLPANATQSGMKSRSSKGGSPANFNEIRMEDKKGAEQLYIHAERNQDIVVEVDESHSVGHDRNKSIGHDETVLIGNNRVRIVKQQDVLTVGQSKTDSISQSYLIEVGENLRLVCGASVLELNASGQINLCGVQISFHASGDAQFNTGGVLHLNNGKGPDATPDGDGVKGTIDAKVASAFPKAK, encoded by the coding sequence ATGCTATTCACACAAGCCACCCGCCTGACACAGGTCCACAGCCCCCTCGGGCCGGATGTGCTGCTGCTCAAGGACATGGGCGGCGGCGAGGAACTGGGGCGACCGTTCGAATACGAATTGCACCTGACCTCCACCGACGGTGCCATCGACCTGAACCAGTTGCTGGGCAAGCCCATGAGCCTCTCCCTGCAACTGCAGGGCGGCGCCAGCCGCTATTTCCACGGCATCGTCGCGCGCTGCAGCCAGAACGTCGACACCGGCCAGTTCGCCAGCTACCAGGTGACCCTGCGCCCCTGGCTCTGGCTGCTGACGCGCACGTCCGACTGCCGCATCTTCCAGCACATGACCATCCCGCAGATCATCAAGCAGGTGTTCCGGGACCTCGGCTTCTCCGACTTCGAAGACGTGCTCAGCCAACCCTACCGCGAGTGGGAGTACTGCGTGCAGTACCGCGAGAGCAGCTTCGACTTCGTCAGCCGGCTGATGGAACAGGAAGGCATCTACTACTACTTCCGCCATGAGAAGGACCGCCACGTGCTGGTGCTGGCCGATGCCTACGGCGCCCACCACCCGGCGCCCGGCTACGAGTCGATCCCCTACTACCCGCCGGACGGCCAGCACCGCGAGCGCGACCACCTCAACGGCTGGCAGCTGGCCCAGGAAGTGCAGCCTGGCTCGCTGGAGCTCAACGACTACGACTTCCAGCGCCCCAGCGCGCGGATCGATGTGCGCTCGACCATGCCGCGCCCGCACACCGCCGGTGACTACCCGCTGTACGACTACCCCGGCAGCTACGTGCAGAGCCAGGACGGCGAGCACTACGCGCGTACCCGCATCGAGGCGATCCAGAGCCTGCACGAGCGTGTGCAGCTCAACGGCAACGCCCGGGGCATCGGTGCCGGCAACCTGTTCAGCCTGACTGGCTTCGGCCGCCAGGACCAGAACCGCGAGTACCTGATCGTCGGTGCGCGCTACTACATCGCCCAGGAAAGCCTGGAATCCGGCAGCGGTACCGCAGGCTCGCAGTTCGAAAGCAGCCTGGCCTGCATCGACGCCCAGCAGACCTTTCGCCCGCTGGCGAACACCACCCGCCCCATCGTCCGCGGCCCACAGACCGCCGTAGTGGTCGGCCCCGCCGGCGAAGAGATCTGGACCGACCAGTACGGCCGGGTGAAAGTGCACTTCCACTGGGACCGCCACGACCAGTCCAACGAAAACAGCTCCTGCTGGATCCGCGTCTCGCAGGCCTGGGCCGGCAAGAACTGGGGCTCGATGCAGATCCCGCGGATCGGCCAGGAAGTCATCGTCAGCTTCCTCGAAGGCGACCCCGACCGGCCGATCATCACCGGCAGAGTCTACAACGCCGAACAGACGGTGCCCTATGACCTGCCCGCCAACGCTACCCAGAGCGGCATGAAGAGCCGTTCGAGCAAGGGCGGCAGCCCGGCCAACTTCAACGAAATCCGCATGGAGGACAAGAAGGGCGCCGAGCAGTTGTACATCCATGCCGAGCGCAACCAGGACATCGTGGTCGAGGTCGACGAAAGCCACTCGGTGGGCCATGACCGCAACAAGAGCATCGGCCACGACGAGACCGTGCTGATCGGCAACAACCGGGTGCGCATCGTCAAGCAACAGGACGTGCTCACCGTCGGCCAGAGCAAGACCGACAGCATCAGCCAGAGCTACCTGATCGAGGTCGGCGAAAACCTGCGGCTGGTCTGCGGCGCCAGCGTGCTGGAGCTCAACGCCAGCGGCCAGATCAACCTGTGCGGCGTGCAGATCAGTTTCCACGCCAGCGGTGACGCGCAGTTCAACACGGGCGGCGTCCTGCACCTGAACAACGGCAAGGGCCCCGACGCCACCCCGGACGGCGACGGTGTCAAAGGCACGATCGACGCCAAGGTGGCATCGGCCTTTCCCAAGGCCAAGTAA
- a CDS encoding DcrB-related protein has product MTYRLNEFQFQLPDSELLDASINILKFPELGTSLIVSRSLLGEGEDLRSNFDSQLKRLEQQVQELRYQPRQDVRLGADQSLDAIESRSQYSKGADKVYQFQLAFVLPGTRKMTALSYVKAQPLGDAEAAHWARIKHSLALA; this is encoded by the coding sequence ATGACCTACCGCCTCAACGAGTTCCAGTTCCAGCTACCCGACAGCGAGTTGCTCGATGCCTCGATCAACATCCTCAAGTTCCCGGAGCTGGGCACGTCGCTGATCGTCAGCCGCAGCCTGCTGGGCGAGGGCGAGGACCTGCGCAGCAACTTCGACAGCCAGCTCAAGCGCCTTGAACAGCAGGTCCAGGAGTTGCGCTACCAGCCGCGCCAGGACGTGCGCCTGGGCGCGGATCAATCCCTCGACGCCATCGAGTCGCGCAGCCAGTACAGCAAGGGCGCGGACAAGGTCTACCAGTTCCAGCTGGCCTTCGTCCTGCCCGGCACGCGCAAGATGACCGCCCTCAGCTACGTCAAGGCGCAACCGCTGGGCGATGCCGAAGCCGCCCACTGGGCCAGAATCAAGCACAGCCTGGCACTGGCCTGA
- a CDS encoding RHS repeat-associated core domain-containing protein has translation MSDALWAARLGDGLEHTSVMADIVGGVLEVAANVAIGALATAAVVAATGITVATGGLGACLLGAVVGVIVGVVMSKTGADKGLSDMCEGIGNALFPPTVQATIHTGSKNTLTNSIPAARAAGTAPPPAPAGGVPDSEAAEVPEETAPEEEGPGFLDMAKGFFSQMWRPTVASPAPGTQPKPLDLVSCTKHSPMPEQYLAEGSEKVSINGQPAVRSGDRSTCDGKVVSSGTISPNVTIGGNSVVVREIRSGKTPGVGLAVTVLMMLKGGKGKFMSNLPCMLLSGVNSFVVSQATGALTRAIAGSPNPVHAATGAKVLGGADELDFVLPGILPIDWQRFYNSRDERNESLLGSGWSLRYETCVQIEPHPDGGERLVYTDEQARRIDMGTIPLGGAVFSAGESLAVRRNGNGQLLIESDDGLYRLFEPTQDNPAHLRLSQLGDRNDNRIYLDYDESGKLARLRDTFDHVQVELIYSPQWPRRIAQIERLYPDQQREVLVSYSYDNGGELAEVRDALGQIQRRFAYDEQRRMVEHQLPSGLRCFYQWAEVGHREWRVIRHWTDDGDEYLFDYDLDSGATRITDGLRRVSTRRWNAQHQITEYTDNLDQTWQFEWNDERQLLGAIDPQGGQYRYSYDEAGNLSDSLDPLGRSESTVWLEHWALPLVETDSAGHNWQYRYDSRGNCTHETDPLGQVTRYCYDARGQVVQIIDASGKRKTLQWNDLGQLTEHVDCSGYPTRFGYDRCGYLQVVTDALGERTTYQRDAQGNLLQTTLTDGRVEQYQRDSSGQLTGYTNPVGHTTLYQHNRRGQVHQRTDAHGRQVRFTYDNYGRLQALTNENGESYRFAWDAGDRLAEQRNLDGSIKRYTYDPLDNVKRVETIAAPQNDRQPAEATIVQHLERDAIGRLTTRRTPDGQSRYTYSPLNQLLEAATVDNDGNEQRLAFAYDALGYLVEEQSSAGSLKHHYDELGNLTQTHLPDGRWLNRLYYGSGHLHQINLDGQVISDFERDRLHREVLRTQGQISTRSEYDRGGRLRTRQRRLSSQPLSMPAAEQVHFDFDPGDHLVGRLERLPQGQHHQSLQYDATGRIIASQGNRQRQNETFAFDAAANLLDGTSTSAGQVLHNQLLTYQDKRYRYDGFGRMIEKRSRRRGLQRFSYDTDHRLVEVRTQQGDGENVVRMRYDPLGRRIEKTEHDSNGRLISSTRFDWDALQLLKEHKNHQTSLYLYVDHSHDPLARVDGNGANQKVRYYHNDPNGLPQVLTESDGHPVWQAHYQVWGNTIDEVREPYYSEEQNLRFQGQYLDRETGLHYNTFRFFDPDIGRFTTPDPLGLSGSLNLYRYAPNPFTWIDPLGLKEDEIIRYMSKEEAAASQATNGGKGGLVPNNRGEKAVWVNQDSNPGFNPGKEQYRVVATVNNEGVNILNNHQDISTVDYKETGLKDGVLSKTNEPKAKGIGFRLLGKLNKTITSFRVEKKGPNGKWKTCGKL, from the coding sequence ATGTCCGACGCACTCTGGGCCGCCCGCCTGGGAGACGGGCTGGAACACACTTCGGTCATGGCCGACATCGTCGGCGGCGTGCTGGAGGTGGCGGCCAACGTCGCCATCGGCGCGCTGGCGACGGCCGCGGTGGTGGCCGCCACCGGCATTACCGTGGCCACCGGCGGTCTCGGTGCCTGCCTGCTGGGCGCGGTGGTCGGGGTGATCGTTGGCGTGGTCATGAGCAAGACCGGCGCCGACAAGGGCCTGAGCGACATGTGCGAGGGGATCGGCAACGCGCTGTTTCCGCCCACGGTGCAGGCGACCATCCATACCGGCTCGAAGAACACCCTCACCAACTCGATTCCCGCCGCGCGGGCTGCGGGGACTGCACCACCGCCGGCACCGGCTGGCGGCGTGCCCGACAGTGAGGCCGCCGAAGTACCCGAGGAAACCGCACCGGAAGAGGAAGGCCCCGGTTTCCTCGACATGGCCAAGGGCTTCTTCTCGCAGATGTGGCGGCCCACGGTCGCCAGCCCGGCACCCGGCACGCAACCCAAGCCGCTGGACCTGGTGAGCTGCACCAAGCATTCGCCGATGCCGGAGCAGTACCTCGCCGAAGGCTCGGAGAAAGTCAGCATCAACGGCCAGCCGGCCGTGCGCAGCGGCGACCGCAGCACCTGCGATGGCAAGGTGGTGTCCTCCGGCACCATCTCGCCGAACGTGACCATCGGCGGCAACTCGGTGGTGGTGCGCGAGATCCGCAGCGGCAAGACCCCGGGCGTCGGCCTGGCGGTCACCGTGCTGATGATGCTCAAGGGCGGCAAGGGCAAGTTCATGAGCAACCTGCCGTGCATGTTGCTGTCGGGGGTCAACTCGTTCGTCGTCAGCCAGGCCACCGGCGCCCTGACTCGGGCCATTGCCGGGTCGCCGAATCCGGTGCATGCGGCCACCGGTGCCAAGGTACTGGGTGGTGCGGACGAGCTGGACTTCGTTCTGCCCGGCATCCTGCCCATCGACTGGCAGCGCTTCTACAACAGCCGCGACGAGCGCAATGAGAGCCTGCTCGGCAGCGGCTGGAGCCTGCGCTATGAAACCTGTGTACAGATAGAGCCCCATCCCGACGGTGGCGAGCGCCTGGTCTATACCGACGAACAGGCGCGGCGCATCGACATGGGCACGATCCCGCTCGGTGGTGCGGTGTTCAGCGCCGGTGAAAGCCTGGCGGTGCGGCGCAACGGCAATGGGCAACTGCTGATCGAGAGCGATGACGGCCTCTACCGCCTGTTCGAGCCGACCCAGGACAACCCCGCCCATCTTCGTCTGAGCCAACTGGGCGATCGTAACGATAACCGCATCTATCTCGACTACGATGAGTCTGGAAAACTGGCGAGGTTGCGCGACACCTTCGACCATGTGCAGGTGGAACTGATCTACAGCCCGCAGTGGCCACGCAGAATCGCCCAGATCGAGCGCCTGTACCCTGATCAGCAGCGCGAGGTGCTGGTCAGCTACAGCTACGATAATGGCGGTGAGCTGGCCGAAGTGCGTGATGCCCTCGGCCAAATCCAGCGTCGTTTCGCCTATGACGAACAGCGGCGGATGGTCGAGCACCAGTTGCCAAGCGGCCTGCGCTGCTTCTACCAGTGGGCCGAGGTCGGTCATCGCGAATGGCGGGTCATTCGTCACTGGACCGATGACGGCGACGAGTATCTCTTCGACTACGACCTGGACAGTGGTGCCACCCGGATTACCGATGGCCTGCGCCGAGTCAGTACACGACGCTGGAACGCGCAACACCAGATCACCGAATACACCGACAATCTCGACCAGACCTGGCAGTTCGAATGGAACGACGAGCGCCAACTGCTCGGTGCCATCGATCCCCAGGGTGGCCAGTACCGCTACAGCTACGACGAGGCCGGCAACCTGAGCGACAGCCTCGACCCGTTGGGGCGCAGCGAGTCGACCGTGTGGCTGGAACACTGGGCGTTGCCGTTGGTGGAAACCGACAGCGCCGGCCACAACTGGCAGTATCGCTATGATTCGCGTGGCAACTGCACCCACGAGACCGATCCGCTGGGCCAGGTTACCCGGTACTGCTACGACGCCCGCGGCCAGGTGGTGCAGATCATCGACGCCAGCGGCAAGCGCAAGACCCTGCAATGGAACGATCTTGGACAACTGACCGAACACGTCGATTGCTCCGGCTACCCGACCCGCTTCGGCTACGACCGCTGCGGCTACCTGCAGGTGGTCACCGACGCCCTCGGCGAACGTACCACCTATCAGCGCGATGCCCAGGGCAACCTGCTGCAGACCACACTGACCGATGGCCGCGTCGAACAGTACCAGCGCGACAGCAGCGGTCAGTTGACCGGCTACACCAACCCGGTCGGACATACCACGCTCTACCAGCACAACCGTCGTGGCCAGGTACACCAGCGAACTGACGCCCATGGCCGGCAGGTACGGTTCACCTACGACAACTACGGACGACTGCAGGCGCTGACCAATGAGAACGGCGAGAGTTATCGGTTCGCCTGGGATGCCGGGGATCGACTGGCGGAACAGCGCAATCTCGATGGCAGTATCAAACGCTACACGTACGACCCCCTCGATAATGTAAAACGGGTCGAGACCATCGCTGCACCACAAAATGACCGCCAGCCAGCCGAAGCCACCATCGTTCAACACCTGGAGCGTGATGCAATTGGCCGCCTGACCACCAGGAGAACCCCTGATGGGCAGTCACGATACACCTACAGCCCACTGAATCAGTTGCTGGAAGCGGCCACTGTCGATAACGACGGAAACGAACAACGCCTGGCTTTTGCCTACGACGCCCTAGGTTACCTGGTTGAAGAGCAAAGCTCGGCCGGCAGCCTGAAACATCACTACGATGAGCTGGGCAACCTGACCCAGACCCACCTACCCGATGGTCGCTGGCTCAACCGGCTGTACTACGGCAGCGGTCACCTGCACCAGATCAACCTCGACGGCCAGGTGATCAGTGACTTCGAACGCGACCGCCTGCATCGCGAAGTGCTGCGTACCCAGGGCCAGATCAGCACCCGCAGCGAGTATGACCGCGGCGGTCGCTTGCGTACCCGCCAGCGTCGGCTGAGCAGTCAGCCCTTGTCGATGCCAGCCGCAGAACAGGTCCATTTTGATTTCGACCCTGGCGATCATCTCGTAGGGCGTCTCGAACGCCTGCCGCAAGGCCAGCACCACCAGTCGCTGCAATACGATGCGACGGGCCGGATCATTGCAAGCCAGGGCAATCGCCAACGGCAGAATGAGACCTTTGCCTTCGATGCCGCAGCCAACCTCCTCGACGGCACGTCCACCTCCGCAGGCCAGGTATTGCACAACCAGCTGCTGACTTATCAGGACAAGCGTTATCGCTACGACGGCTTTGGCCGCATGATTGAAAAGCGTAGCCGGCGACGAGGACTACAGCGTTTCAGCTACGACACCGACCATCGCCTGGTTGAAGTTCGAACACAGCAGGGTGACGGTGAGAACGTAGTCCGGATGCGTTATGACCCGCTGGGCCGGCGGATTGAAAAAACCGAGCACGACAGCAATGGGCGGTTGATTTCCAGTACCCGTTTCGACTGGGATGCCCTGCAACTGCTCAAGGAACACAAGAACCACCAGACCAGCCTGTATCTTTATGTCGACCACAGCCATGACCCCCTGGCCAGAGTCGATGGCAACGGCGCAAACCAGAAAGTCCGTTACTACCACAACGACCCCAACGGACTACCGCAGGTACTGACCGAAAGCGACGGCCATCCGGTATGGCAGGCCCATTATCAGGTGTGGGGCAACACCATTGACGAGGTGCGGGAACCTTACTACAGCGAAGAGCAGAACCTGCGGTTCCAGGGACAGTACCTGGACCGGGAGACCGGGCTGCACTACAACACTTTCCGTTTTTTCGATCCCGATATAGGACGCTTCACCACACCCGATCCGCTGGGCCTATCCGGTAGCCTGAACCTCTACCGCTATGCACCGAATCCATTCACCTGGATCGACCCGCTGGGCCTTAAAGAAGATGAGATCATTCGCTACATGAGCAAGGAGGAGGCTGCCGCGTCCCAGGCAACCAATGGTGGCAAGGGCGGATTGGTCCCGAACAACCGGGGTGAGAAGGCAGTCTGGGTCAACCAGGATAGCAACCCTGGATTCAACCCGGGCAAAGAGCAGTACAGGGTCGTGGCAACCGTGAACAATGAAGGCGTCAACATTCTCAACAACCACCAGGATATTTCGACCGTTGACTACAAGGAAACCGGCCTTAAAGATGGCGTGCTGTCCAAAACGAATGAACCCAAGGCCAAGGGTATTGGTTTCCGGCTACTGGGCAAATTGAACAAGACCATCACGTCATTCCGTGTCGAGAAGAAAGGCCCGAACGGAAAGTGGAAGACCTGCGGAAAACTCTAA
- a CDS encoding immunity 22 family protein, with protein MPNYSNNVHIWVGSNFSSNEDYMSYFELDYSVEGNFDDPNYKLCGFCKDIGTRWYDQDFIGIISRSEQEVSLDEILVEAAVDEDELPRLKARCDALGVRKANAIFWYQDADLVLKQPIKDSYNGLKYIGLFQGD; from the coding sequence ATGCCAAACTATAGCAATAACGTGCATATATGGGTAGGCAGCAACTTCTCCTCGAACGAAGACTATATGAGTTACTTTGAACTGGATTACTCAGTCGAAGGAAACTTCGATGATCCCAACTACAAGCTTTGCGGTTTCTGTAAGGACATCGGCACCCGTTGGTATGATCAGGACTTCATTGGCATCATTTCCCGCAGCGAACAGGAAGTTTCTCTGGATGAAATCCTTGTCGAGGCCGCTGTGGACGAGGACGAGCTCCCCCGCCTCAAGGCTCGTTGCGATGCCTTGGGAGTCAGGAAAGCCAATGCAATCTTCTGGTATCAGGATGCGGATCTGGTCCTCAAGCAACCCATCAAGGACAGCTATAACGGCCTGAAGTATATCGGCCTGTTCCAGGGCGATTGA